The Natator depressus isolate rNatDep1 chromosome 8, rNatDep2.hap1, whole genome shotgun sequence genome window below encodes:
- the NDFIP1 gene encoding NEDD4 family-interacting protein 1, with the protein MAAAAAEPSSGRYQQLQNEEEPGETEHTVNDAPPPYSSISGENAEYFDYKDESGFPKPPSYNVATTLPSYDEAERSKAEATIPLVPGREDDFVARDDFDDTDQLRIGNDGIFMLTFFMAFLFNWIGFFLSFCLTTSAAGRYGAISGFGLSLIKWILIVRFSTYFPGYFDGQYWLWWVFLVLGFLLFLRGFINYAKVRKMPDTFSTLPRTRVLFIY; encoded by the exons TTGCAGAATGAGGAGGAGCCTGGAGAGACTGAACACACTGTGAACGATGCCCCTCCACCTTACAGCAGCATTTCTGGGGAGAATGCAG AATATTTTGACTACAAAGATGAGTCAGGGTTTCCCAAGCCCCCTTCTTATAATGTGGCCACAACACTCCCTAGTTATGATGAAGCGGAGCGAAGTAAGGCTGAAGCTACCATTCCCTTGGTTCCTGGAAGA GAGGATGACTTTGTGGCACGGGATGATTTTGATGATACTGACCAGCTGAGGATAGGAAACGATGGCATCTTCATGCTAACATTCTTCA TGGCTTTTCTCTTCAACTGGATTGGATTTTTCTTGTCCTTCTGTCTGACCACTTCAGCTGCAGGACGATATGGGGCCATTTCGGGGTTTGGTCTGTCTCTCATTAAGTGGATCCTGATTGTCAGG ttcTCAACCTATTTCCCTGGTTACTTTGATGGTCAGTACTGGCTCTGGTGGGTTTTCCTTGTATTAG gctTTCTGCTGTTTCTCAGAGGATTTATCAATTATGCAAAGGTTCGGAAGATGCCGGATACATTTTCCACTCTCCCCAGGACCAGAGTTCTCTTTATTTACTAA